DNA from Sulfurimonas xiamenensis:
AGACAACAAAAGAGTAGATAAAGACTGGAAGGGACAAAAGATTGAGCTTGATGGCAGAATCTATTTTGTGGATGGAACAAAAGAGACAACTCTTGATTTTTTTGATGAGATTTTGGCATACCATTCTGTGGAGCTTCAAACACATGTAGAAGTGCAAAATATAAAAAAGATGGATGGCTATTTTGAAATTTTTATGCCTGGAAAAAGCATAACTGCCAAATATGTGGTTGTTACTATCGGCAGAATGGGCAGACCGAACAAACCTCAATACAAGATACCTCCGGCAATTAAAAACAGAGTGGGATTTACACTTGATGGCTGTGGGGAAGGTGAAAATATTTTAGTTGTCGGCGGAGGAGACAGCGCTATTGAGTACGCGGTTGATTTAAGTGCTGAAAATAAGGTTACTATTTGTTATAGAAGAGAGACTTTCAGACGGGCAAATCCAACAAATCAAAGCGATATAACAAATGCAATACTGCATAAAGAGATAGAGGCGATGCTTGGAGTGGATATTGACCATCTAGAAGATGAAAATGGAAAAGTAAAAGTGATTTTTAATGATCTTGAACCGCAAATATTTGATAGAGTGATTTACGCAATAGGCGGAACAACTCCAAGCGCATTTTTAGCAAATTCGGGTATAAAAGAGCAAGATGGCAAACCGGTGCATGATGATAATTATGAGACAAATATCAAAGGTCTTTTTGTGGCGGGGGATATAACACAAGAGTCAGGCGGAAGCATAGCTCTTGGGCTAAATCATGGCTATGCGATCGCTTGTTATATTCAACAAAACCGTTGAGTTTTAAGGGCTTACTCCATCTGTTTTAAGACTTCTAAAAACTCTATCTTATTTACAAATCCCACTCTTTCGTAGTAAGATTTTTCCTCTTTTGTGTCTATAAAGTAGGTGGTAGGAACTATGGGAGTATTGAGGTAGGACGGGAATCCTCCCTCCTCTTTATTTATGATAAGGGGAATATACTTTGCTTTGATGCTTTCATCTATTTTTTTGTCTGAGAGCGTCTTTTTTTCAAATTTAGAACACCATGGACAGTAGTTTGTAACCATTAAAACCATAAGGTCTTTCTTCTCTTTTTTTGCTTTTGCCAGAGCAGTCTCATATTTTGTTTCATAACCCATCTCTTTGGCAAACTCTTTATACTCCTGTGCAGACGCTGTAAAAAATATAAGCAAAAGTGTTAACACTGTTTTCATAAGTTATCTTCCTTGTATTGGTTTGCAAAATTCTCAAGCATGCTTTGGGCATTGTCGATAAGATCATCTTCATCTTCTGGAACAAAAATGCGCCCGCTCATATATGATATGACAAAAACCTTATCTTTGGTATCAAGCCTCATCATAGTCTCTCCAAGAAGCAGCTCCAGTTTTAAAGCAAGCATATCGTCTACGCTTATATAGCTTACTAAAAAAGCCAAAGATCTAGATGAGAAGTTCTCCGTATTTATGCCAATCTCTTTTGATGTCTCTTTTATCATATCTAGTAATATATTTTTATATTTGGTATCAACACGATTAGTACTTATCTCTACTACCGGATAGTAGCTTTTTATACCTCCAAGATCAAAAGGTGTCTGCGCATAAGCCAATTGAGCCAACATTGCAAAGGCTATAATATTTTTAAACAACTTCATTTTCTCATCCTTTTATATATTTTTTAAAATTTTTATAAGAGAATTTTCAAAAATATCTTGCTCTCTTTTTGTAAGAGCAAAAAAACTTCCTATTGAATTTTATATGCAGCTTCAAAAAGGTTTTTGTGCAATTGTAGGACAATATATATTAACCATAAATAAATATATCTTATTAGTAAAATATTATTAATACTTGTTTTCTGCAATTAATGATGAAAAAGTAGCTCTATTAAAACTTCAAGAGAGTGGAGTTTCACTGGATAAAAAAGAGTCTATTGATGCTATTGCAAAATATAATAACAGATCACCATTTGAAATTGTCAGTATCATGATAAATCAATAGTTTTACTCTCTTTAGCTGTATTTTTAATTTTATAGTTATTTATCAACTTGATAATAACCATTATAATTATTACTTGGAAAAGTGAAGCTAAAATAAGTGCATAGTAGTGAAGCTCATCTATACTTTTTGCATTAAAAGCCAGTGTCGCCATAGCGATAAGAAGTGTAAGCGGCATAGAGTGGGATAGTCCCATAAGTATAGAGTCTGTGAGCTTTAAATCTTTTATAAACACAAGAGAAGCTATAACTCTCATGATTGTCATAGCAAGTGTTATAAAGAGCGCTTTTGCTATAAGTCCGTCCATAAAGAGCATCTCTAAATTAAAAGAGCTGCCTATGTGAATAAAAAATATAGGTATTAAAAAGCCAAAACCAAAAGAGGCGAGTTTTTCGGGAAGTTCATGTTTATGTTCAAAAAATGTAGGGATAAACATTCCGGCTATAAAGACTCCAAAAGCGAGTTCTAGATCCAGATAGAGCATCGCCCCGACAAGTAGAAAGAATATTCCCATAGAGAGTCTTATATCTTGTTCTTTGTTGTCGTTATGCGGCATAAGCGAAGTTGAGACTTCCGGAAACCACCAAAAAAGAAGCTCCATGGCACGAAAGAGCAAAAACATAAAAAATAAAAAGAGTGCTAAAGCAAAAAGTGTTTTTATCAGCCCAAACCCAATTCCTGAATGAAGTGCGGCAGATGTAAGTGTAAGAAATCCTATACTTACAACCTCACCTACTGCTCCGGCGGTCATTGAGAGTTTAAGCCATGGAGTTCTTCCATACTCTTTTGAGAGTGTTGCGATAAGCCCTACAGAGATAAGAGGCATTAAAACCATAAATAC
Protein-coding regions in this window:
- a CDS encoding thioredoxin family protein, with translation MKTVLTLLLIFFTASAQEYKEFAKEMGYETKYETALAKAKKEKKDLMVLMVTNYCPWCSKFEKKTLSDKKIDESIKAKYIPLIINKEEGGFPSYLNTPIVPTTYFIDTKEEKSYYERVGFVNKIEFLEVLKQME
- a CDS encoding NAD(P)-binding domain-containing protein, whose translation is MSHMYNLAIIGAGPAGIATAVEGYLQGIRDIVLLEKDENHNSTIRKYYKDNKRVDKDWKGQKIELDGRIYFVDGTKETTLDFFDEILAYHSVELQTHVEVQNIKKMDGYFEIFMPGKSITAKYVVVTIGRMGRPNKPQYKIPPAIKNRVGFTLDGCGEGENILVVGGGDSAIEYAVDLSAENKVTICYRRETFRRANPTNQSDITNAILHKEIEAMLGVDIDHLEDENGKVKVIFNDLEPQIFDRVIYAIGGTTPSAFLANSGIKEQDGKPVHDDNYETNIKGLFVAGDITQESGGSIALGLNHGYAIACYIQQNR
- a CDS encoding cation:proton antiporter encodes the protein MSENVILIITISLIIIFSPFFAKLLKLPVTPIEIIFGAVFGYVGFLHEEHLFDVVAEFGFLYLIFIAGTEINLKSMLKTPRELMNKIILYLVILYAFSIALSLYLDLGKVFMVLMPLISVGLIATLSKEYGRTPWLKLSMTAGAVGEVVSIGFLTLTSAALHSGIGFGLIKTLFALALFLFFMFLLFRAMELLFWWFPEVSTSLMPHNDNKEQDIRLSMGIFFLLVGAMLYLDLELAFGVFIAGMFIPTFFEHKHELPEKLASFGFGFLIPIFFIHIGSSFNLEMLFMDGLIAKALFITLAMTIMRVIASLVFIKDLKLTDSILMGLSHSMPLTLLIAMATLAFNAKSIDELHYYALILASLFQVIIIMVIIKLINNYKIKNTAKESKTIDLS